The sequence CAGTCAATTTGACTGTAATAATGTGCAAGCTAGAAGTAGCGAAATTTCCctgattttttagaatttttttcgtcGAGGGTTTTGCCtaatttcttccatacaaaaaaaaaaattaattctaaacATTCTGCCAAAAAAGGTGAACATTTTGATGGCCGtttagcaaattttgaaaaattccccTGAACTttgtgcaaacttttttttcttcctgTTATATAATtggctattttttaattacaagatTTTAGAAATACCATCTTAGCACCATGTCtaacgaaattcaaaaaaattttagtgtaccaatttttttttattcagtgtaTACATTTTAAAGACGAAATTTCGATTCCTTATCAATACCTGGTCGGGCAATAGGCTGCAAGAGAAGGCAAGTTTTCCTCTCCCTCGTTTTCCGCTTGAATCTGTAAATTTCTGAATTGTGCAATTCGTTTTGGAGAGTCTCTAACAAAGTTTATAATTTCTCTTAATATTCCAATGCATTTTCTTGCTGATGACATATTTTCAATCGCATCCTGGACAACGAGATTTAAATTATGAGCATTGCAGTGTACATACAATGCTCGAGACTCTTTTTCAAGAATTCGCGTCTGCAATCCCGAAATATTGCCAGAAACATTGGAAGCTCCATCGTAACACTGACCCCTGACTTTTGACAATGGCAAGTTGTATTTTTGGAAGATTTCTTCGACAAGATCGAACAATGTTTTGGCCTTTGTGTCCGAAgtcgaaaaaaatgaaataaagtgttCTTTTGCTGTCAAATCTTCGGAAACAATTCTCAGACAAACAGATACTTGCTCGATTCGGGATACATCCGAGGTTTCATCCAATAAAATGGAGCAGTATTCGGCGTTTCTTATGTCTTCTATAATTTCCATTGAAACTGTGGTGGCCATTAGTTCGAGGATTTCATTTTGACTTCTGTGGTGTAGCCATTTATGACCATCTCTTTGGAGCCAAGCTTTCAGTTCCACGACATCTTCTGCACGGGCCTGTAGGAACGTCATGAAGTTCGATCTTTCATCATTGTTGTCTCCTCTTATAGGCAAACCTTGTATAGCCAGTGCTTTCAATGtgctgaatatttttaataacgcTGTACGATTATCCATCATCTGCTTGAAATAGGCTGTCGATATTTGCTGAACCACGTTAGTTTTTGCAACGTTCAATAATGCTTCGACGCAATTGAGGTGTAGGCAAgttgttgaatgaatttttagtCGATCTGCTCCATGCTTCCAGTTTGAAAAACCGTCGTCAACCCAGGCTTTCTTAGATTGGACTTTACGCGTGTGCAAATTGATGACTAATTTCCGTTCGCATGCATCAGTACAATCAGTGCAAAATCCTTTATCATTTTTGATTATAAGCCATGGATATTGTTCTTTATAGCGTTTGAAACGCGGGGGTGTGGTTAGACTTTTTGAAGTATCTGAAAAAAcatgaatacaaatataaatgtatttcaTGCACATGTGtataaaaagctattttttacttacgttttttaatatcgtttttattgctttcttggtattgattttgattgcAATCTACTACATCAACGCGCTCGTCAGCGTTAGTATACTGAATTTCTGTCAGTTGTTCCACCTCGCCTTGTCTAACCGCATCTTCCACGCTCACTTCGTTATTTCTATTCCGTCGCACTATAAATTTATCCATCGTTCTTTTCACTTCAACCCCCTTTCcagtttcttttctttattttcgtttcatcaCTACTTTTTAACAATAGACATGAAGGTCGACAGGGCTGccagtatttttttcaaaatcacaaATTAGGGCTCTGCAATAACAAAATGACTGTGGGGAAAAGTAGGCATCGCAATACCAACGCATATTTCGATAAACTCGATAGTTCCATAATTTCCAATCCTAGTTAGCAGCTGTAACATGCTAGTAAAATTTGGTGATTTTGGCGATTTTTAAGGGAGAATACTGGCAGCCTTGCAGGTCGAGTTAGTTGAACAGCTGATTTTtacttttctcattttcaatTGAAAGCATAGTTGTCAAAATCAAGGCGCttacatttgtttgtgtgtgtgtgtgtttatgttcTCGTTTGTACTTTGACAAGTCTCTTTCAAATTACACTAACAAATACATGGGGAAAGCTACTGCGTACACCTAACAGGAATACACCTTGATTCAGCTGATTGATTTCTGGCACGTACTTTACTGCCAGtctcaaaaaacataaatttttcgaaaaatgtcaTCAAAATCTGGGTGGGTGTTTTACCCACCCGGAATTTTCTGAGTGGGTACAACTACCCACCGTACCCACCTATTTTGCCGGGCCTGCCCATCGCtgttagacgcttgcaaacggttgatttatcaacgcccaatgattcagcaagctcttcttgggtttggcacgagtcctcgtttaccaattcccccaattccgcgtcctcgaactttttgggctgcccaagacgctccttgtcttcggtgtgaaaatcaccacttttgaatcgtcgaaaccagtactcacatgttgaaatcgacggagtatggtctgggtaggcctcctgcagcaattcacgggcttgggctgtattttttttcaaattgaagcagaaaagcaaagcttcccgcaaattgcgtttcgacggcacgaaagttgacatactcggagcacgaaaacactgcgttgtttatacttcagcgaaatgacagatactgataaacaaagcctagggatgaggctttgtcatgaatatatattcagtattgccaacgcgataaagtgataaatagcgccatctgtgtgtcacctttaaaactaattcaacctcatATCTATGAGGAATAAGCAAAACGTACCCCACGCTTGAGGTTCCTCCGTAATCACtccagaaattaaattttttttttgctgcatttACAGAACAGGCTCACATTCATCCGCTCCCCAACTCTAACTAACTAACCCATGCCACAATAATTGTTccaaatcaatttcaatttgtGCATGTATTTGTATCGATTCGgaaacatttacatacatatgcatgcatgtcaCAGGTCTCTTTTACATTTGTCCCAATTTTTCGATACAAATTtatgcaatattttaaatagctaaaacaaattcatttgtTAATTCACAAAATTGATTTGTTTAGTTGGTTTGACATGCAATATtccatacatttgtatgcacataaataaatgttattgaGCGAAAATACTCGTACAGCAGCAGtcgaataaatgtttttataaaggaTAAATGACTGTTCAATAAATGTGTACTGGAGTATTAAAAAGAGGTTTCTACTCGTATGTACTTTTATCTGCATTGTATGAAATTATACATACGGTCCagttcacttgattagaggcaatcatttt comes from Anastrepha ludens isolate Willacy chromosome 3, idAnaLude1.1, whole genome shotgun sequence and encodes:
- the LOC128858774 gene encoding zinc finger MYM-type protein 1-like, translated to MTFLQARAEDVVELKAWLQRDGHKWLHHRSQNEILELMATTVSMEIIEDIRNAEYCSILLDETSDVSRIEQVSVCLRIVSEDLTAKEHFISFFSTSDTKAKTLFDLVEEIFQKYNLPLSKVRGQCYDGASNVSGNISGLQTRILEKESRALYVHCNAHNLNLVVQDAIENMSSARKCIGILREIINFVRDSPKRIAQFRNLQIQAENEGEENLPSLAAYCPTRY